One Ranitomeya variabilis isolate aRanVar5 chromosome 4, aRanVar5.hap1, whole genome shotgun sequence genomic window, gcagcccatccactcatagcataggctacaacagcttaggagacccactgtttcataatggccctttaagaagattaatgccacctgatgcaccagtaaaaataggctctgtgactttaagagtccctccttcataaatgaaacaagatgggtctgcttatgtgtcacacaccacatggccagctagggttgttaaatgttacaatgacatttcccagtgaatgcatttgtagtggttgaaagcaatgttaaagtggaaaaacgcttaaaaaacgctgcgtctgaactaagcgtaagtgggggaggaaattttcggtctggggtaaaatatttggccttacaggcaagtcattaacctgcaaaggatgtaccttgacatatttcccagcaaaatccgttttggtttcgttttagtgtgttttttgtggcacagggaaaaatggcatgaatctcggaaaaaaagttTACAGCTATGAACTAGGAGTCCGGAATGCTTACAGGGGCGATTCCCATGATgtccccgtgtcatttgagcagtgtttccataattttcagacatttttagaccttaaaacaaccccggggggattgcggtaaaaatactcgggtctcccatagacttacattgggctcgttgttctggccgagtacccgagtattcctatctgctcgacccgagcaatgagcaccccagcattttagtgctcgcccatcactaatcagcATCAGGCAGACCCCTAGGACAGGGGACACACCAGACAGCCTGGTGTCAGCAGGCAGGAGTAGAGATGCTTGTGCACAATGGAGGAGATGTCACTCAGTCACTACAGGTAGCAAAGGATGTTTCCACAGGCACACAATAGAGCGGCATAGCTCGCTTTGTTCACATGTAGCAGAATGCCAATCTCAATATGCTTATTATTGATTTATTGATTATACTTCGGGCACATTTTGCAGCACAGTAAAGAGTCTATTCATATCAAGCCTTATCATAATTGAGTTTGCAATCTCATTTTCTTATCACATTCACAGAGAGATCTGTCAACCTACTAGTATGGTAAAAAGAAGGATGGCAAAGGGGAATCCAATATGTAGGTTGGTACAAATACAAATCAGATGGGTTGAATGCCCCAACGTGTCCATTATGAAGGGATTGAGTGACAACTCCATATTTATGAATATGTTTAGAGACCCCCAGCTAAGCAATCTCAGGAATCATGCCAGTTACCATTGATAAGGCACCATAAGCATAAGTCAGCATGGAGGTGTTGGTAAGCACTGGcgccttggggtatgtgcacatgatgcctttTTTCATGCGGATTCTGCCTGGAAAGCCACTTGAGAAAGTGTTCTAAAAAAGCATAAAACCACTGAACATATAATCAGCTATGTGAACTATGTGAAAAGGCCGGATGTTGGTATGTTCCATCTCTTGTCACTTCTATTAACTGATTCAGCTGTGAAAGTCATGACAGGACTAAGTGACCGCTCCAGTGTGCTGGTGGCATCCACTTGGCGTCCACCACTGTCTCATATATGGAATAGAAAAACCACAGAGGACGTTCTGGAAGACCCTTCAGCATTTTCCTCCAGTGATTTCCTATAGCAAACATGATACAGGTATGCCGGCATATAAGACAGGTGGGTGCACAGACCCCTGAAGAAATGTGCACACATCAAAATCATAGCGCCAAGCTTCCTCATCTCCCAAATCACAACTCTTTGCAAATTTGTAGAAGATCCTTGACTTGTCCCTCTAGTTCTATCATACCGTGCACAGTATTCAAGTTACATGGCACTTATTGTTCTTGAtgatgatgaggacaatgatgtgaCTGACACCATGATGGTTGCACCTtgtgcacacagacagacacaatcACACACATGACATCCACTGCTGTGGTAGAACTTGGAAGTAACACACAGTGTGAACGCCAAGTGAAGGTGCTGCCTGCCTTGTATTTCACAGGATGCAGTGAAGATGTCACTGTCAACACTTTGTCAGAATCTTCACTGTGAAAGAGCTGCTTGTGTCATTTCACACCACCGTTCATTCCAGGGACAACAGTGCGTGTCCAAACTCATTAATCACTTCATTTAACTCCTCTAGGAGCTGAGAAGGAGTTAATGAGGGACAATCGCTTCTTGAAGATAGAAGTTCTTCAGGTCCTTCCGCATCCTGCATAGAATAACACATTTAGCCTCTCATAAGCTAGACTATATAGGTCTCACACATTATATGAAACTCAAGCAAAGGCCTCAAAATGGAAGGTATAAAGCAAAGAGAAAATGTAGCACAATGGCACACATTCACATTTCTACCATTTCAAATAACACTTGCATGCCCAAGGCATTGCAGCTCCTGTATTGATTTTATCTCCTCATTCCCCAACAGGCAACATAACTATTTTACATTCACTTTCAAATGGGAATTATAGGTGGCTGAAATGTAACTTTCCGGAGCGTCCAGTGAAGTCAGCGTTGATTTCTGTCTTTAAATCATTACATTACTTCAGATATACCCCTACTATATTCTGTTTCAACATTTGAAGACCATTATTTCAGGCTTGAGGATATTTTCACGTCAAAAGAAACAAACCCAATTATGTGTATAAAAGAACAGAATACCAGCTAGTGCTCGAGATCTGAATTCCGTGTTCCTGTACGGAGAAGCCTATAGAAGCAGTCTTATTCCTGCTGAATAGCACTTGCATGCCACCTAGTGGCTAGGGTGTTTTCTGCATTCGTTGCATGAAGTCCTATACAGTTAATCTAAAACGATTAGTTTTCTTTGTATAAAAAATCAAGTGTACATAGATCGTAGTATGATATATAGGAgcatctatgtgtatatactgtattatcccgtatatatatgtatataatgttcTCCTATATAGAAATATTTACCTTTACTAGTGATGACATATGTTAATATTCTACTAGTCGTGTGTGCGGGGGATGTTTGTCCCTGACATGTAATGACTcatatgtttttaactttttacaagCAATGGATGAAATAAAAAGACTAAAGTTGcatttttatggaaatcacctggtgctggtTTTTCCTCTTTGCCCTTATTCTACTAGTGCCTATTATTTAACAATGTGGATATTGGTCAATGAACCagaactgtaaaggtaccttcacacgaaacgactttgtaacgatattgctagcgatccgtgacgttgcagcgtcatcgctagcgatatcgtttagtttgacacgcagcagcgatcaggatcctgctgtgatgtcgctggtcgctgaataaagtccagaactttatttggtcgtccgatcgctgtgtatcgttgtgtttgaaagcaaaagcaacgataccagcgatgttttacactggtaaccagggtaaacatcgggttaccaagcgcagggccgcgcttagtaacccgatgtttaccctggttaccagcgtaaaagtaaaaaaacaaacagtacatgctcacctgcgcgtcccccagcgtctgcttcctgacacttactgagcgacggccctaaagtgaaagtgaaagcacagcggtgacgtcaccgctgtgctgttagggccggagctcagtcagtgtcaggaagcagacgctgggggacgcgcaggtgagcatgtactgtttgtttttttacttttacgctggtaaccagggtaaacatcgggttactaagcgcggccctgcgcttagcaacccgatgtttaccctggttacccggggacctcggcatcgttggtcgctggagagcggtctgtgtgacagctctccagcgatcaaacagcgacgctgcagcgatcggcatcgttgtagctatcgctgcagcgtcgcttcgtgtgaaggtacctttaaggctaCATACAGTGGATTCACAGTGGTAATCTGCGACCTAAGTACAGTACAATGAAATAACAATGATTAAAATGCCATCCACACGCTGCAGAAATCAGTGCTGATTTGGGGACATGTTTTGGTTGTCCAGTaaaaactgataagtctgcagtcactctgtgtgaatcCACCCACAACACGCACTGTGCGCTACGGCGATTCGCAGGTTTTGGACCCGGGACTGGAGATTATGTATGAGTGATACATATGCACAGCCTCCCTCTCCAAACACTTGTATTGATTGGAGTCTGCGGCCCGACCATTGATGCAGATAGCAAGTGGACATGGCCTATAAGAGGGTGCAGCCTCGCTGCATGCAAGTGTATGGACAGCGAGATCACGTACACTGTCagggggtatgtataactcatacatactctATGATCTCCGGCAAGAAATCGGCGTATCCAacagcacacagagtgactgcagacttagctTTCACTGTACAACCCCCTTGTCACGCTGTAAATggcgacaaaggggcaggatgccgtactgggacccgcacctgtccctgacACTATTGAAGGGCCCTGACtcacccttatctcaggggtacctataatggttaggaggcctgaaccgccagcgtatccctgtctcctgtgtagaccccatcagtggccccctctcccccaggAAGGTGGACTGCACAAAAGTAGCAAAACGACAAATAGACAgggaatacagacaaggtaaacttAGATAGCAAACACCCCGAAAGCTCACTCAACCACAGAGGAGACACTGAatagggaaaaaggggagcaacaaCAAAGGAgagaaaacaggtttaacatgcaaacAAACACGCAGACTACAATCAGggtagataaggctactttcacatttgcgttttaatctgcagcgtttaatccgcaaacgcaaggacacgaaaaacgcacgaAAATGCGTGTAAATGCAGCGTTTTAAaaccgcttacggttaccgcatgcgtcattaaaatgctgcgtttacatgcttttgcttgcgttttccatgcgtttgtgtttgttgtgcgcatgtcgcaaaaatttactagagaaaaatctagatcacaagaaccagccaatgggactacagagggcgtgtattatgtgaaatctatatatagaccctaggacagctgaaatcttcagattttgctcctgtatcctgtgacaagatggatcttcacatggatagcttttacttcaaactggatctgagcatcaagatttttctggcatgtgcgtttgcttgggagcaacaccgaaaccgggaaagacagagaaggacacggcgtaggcggttttggcaacaccctattgtagaactgcgggagagccgtggtgcatatcacaccctgtatggtgagctcaatgagaacccagaaaaattcccggaatataccaggatgtcacaagactctttccgggatttgcttgatcgtgtccaaggagccatccggagacaggacacacagctccgtagagccattccaccagaggaacgtctcctggttaccttaaggtacgtaataattctaaacaaaagctacccataatttttgcaggtctgacatgtatttttggcatttttgtaaattatttattctttctacagatttcttgcaactggagagagcttgtcatcccttcatttccagtaccgccttggaatttccacgctgtccggaattgtttttgacacctgccaGGCTTTATGGAacgttctccgtgaggaatttatacccatacccacggaggacatgtggaaagaaattgctgaaaaattttggactgtttgtgattttcccaactgtttgggtgcagtggatgggaagcacatccggattatcaaaccagccagaacgggttcacagttcttcaactacaaaaaatatttttcagtagttctcatggcaatagccgatgcggactgtcgcttcattgctgtggacattggtgcttttggccgtggcaacgattctcagacttttaaaaactctgatatgggccgacgtgtttatggcaaaaattttaatttcccacagccacgaccactcccctacactcaaggcccaccgctgacatttgtaatggttggggatgaggcctttcagatgagtgaaaatctcctgaagccctattcaagtcgggacttgaaccacagaaaacggatctataactacagactaaccagggcacgcagaacagtacagtgtgcctttgggattatggtgtccaaatggcgcattctagcaactgccataaatctaaaaatggagacagtggatgaggtggttaaagcctgtgtggttctccacaatttcattctggctaaggagcgacccaccatagaacttgattaacctgttgcaaaccctttgcctgattaccgtcatcacccgctgcggtcaacagttgaagtaggccacatgcggaaccaatttgcagccttttttgattctgacattggacgtgtgccatggcaggacaatatggtgtaaaatgtactgctggcttCGGGTCTGCAAAGTTATGtttgaaatgttaatgttttttctaataaaataattgtgttttactttcttcaccatgtctcctatctatttccttaacaaaccactttgggtttttgggcttaggttgttgacgtcattgagtcctgtcttggttcaccattagctatttgccgcagactgtatagacgatgtctgTTATTgttgcagtatttgtccagtacttaacatcagtatttgtaagccaaaaccaggagtggtagttaaattcttttagtggtgcatatgtgtttattgaacttttcctcacatagttccactccaggtttaggcttacaaatagtgctgtaaaatacagagcgaatactgacagtgtgacggcagcctacaccagagatctatagtcatcaagtcaggtgtctgagCTAATGAATTAATGATGctaattgctcttgaattcatttttcctgacacttgtccgggtgagtatagatatgccatgtatgacgtacattgttccttcactttgtgtgaaatatatgtatatgtaccaataagataaaatggaggtaatacaatgcatttctaaaatcagcaggtcaggggtcataaatattgtttctgataagacacgacctgttgagtatagttgtgctgtgtactaccaccattttgtcttctgtgtgcgaccaaaagtcacggagtaaacagaaagaactgtttttggacaaaatacaagtgttatttttgggggcaacctcatatctctcaaccaaacacacaccaagcttcagtgttctgctaagtaagtactggaggttggaggtggcccccaaaaaagtgtttgacgcattatttgttattggcgcacggtgtgtggtgacggcggcgaaatacacaattaaccaaaccttattggggcaaaacacaggtttattaaacacacacaaacaaaaaaaataactgcgcctgcttggggttgagtgccgatattgtggggtgtccagttgtgaggtctggcttattgtagccgacataggggtggcaggagaaggcgctatgaaactgctggggtcaggaaattccgggattgggctagacacatgagagggctgagacacactggaagggtgagacaaaccagacattacagacacattgggaggtgaggggggagggatagctattgttttttgctttttttttgccttttcccTTCCTTGTTTGGCACGGGTTCGTtgttgtggtggcagggaacgccagggcagggtccagcaacggcagtcttgtggtggtgccaggaaatgccagggcagggtccggcaatggcagtcttgttgtggtggcggggaacgccaggccagggtccggcaacggcagtcttgtggtggtgccaggaaacgccagggcagggtccggcaatggcagtcttgttgtggtggcggggaacgccaggccagggtctggcaacggcagtcttgtggtggtgccaggaaatgccagggcagggtccggcaatggcagtcttgttgtggtggcggggaacgccaggccagggtcctgcggcggaaCTCTTGTGGTGgtagcggggaacgccaggccagggtcctgcggcggcagcatggtggtggcagtggaggaggcccaagcaggagcagcagttgtcatggtggtggcggtgggctgacccactgcactgggcatggtggtggtgctataatacggtccggcagtgtttggaatggaggtggccgtgcagtggtatgcagcagatgtcggcattgatgtaaagcgtgacagtgtgggcactgttggaaatgcccccactgtctgctgaaaataccgaataacacgtaagcagcattgcaggcctgcataacagtaatctggagctcaggactaaggtgttccgacatgccctgttctatctgattaaaaaaatgatgtgctggcctctggaggtcggctttcacttgggcaagggctgtggttacctcctggatacgtgtgctcatatgactaatggcagtatccagtcggtcacccatcgccttgagtccctcatggaagaccgagctcaagtgcaaaaactcgggcatgagtgacctgtccgcggccctctgccgctgccgggagaagcccataaaaaattggctagaggcagaggactggggaaggggaacacctgatggaccagcttcctggtctccaggttgtgtggcaggcccacttgctgcagcgctggaggatggctgggacgggtccgtggctgactgatgaaggaccgctccagaacctgggccaacagtggagctccaagtgctgcgaaaaaaaaaaaaaaaaaattattacaaaacatttacaaaaagataactcaacagttagataaacattcagatagggaaaggtcacactagcactatttggagtgaattttacatcagaatttgcaagccaggagttcaacagtaggaataaaagtttcataaaaccacatgctctacttctgcatgcatcgaccactccttggggattaaaaaaactgatgtaaaatatgaagagacgatggaggcaatacaagccatatctctatacaagcaagccacctgtatactcaccaggacaagtgccaggagaaatgaattgaggagccattggcatcctgaattcattatttctgacacctgacttgatgactatagatctgttgtgtaggctgccgtcacactgtcagtatttgctcggtatttcaaatcagtattggtaagccaaaacctggagaggaactatgtgagggagagtattcaaagaacacgtaccccacttctgcatgtatcaatcactcatggttttggattacaaatactgattcaaaatacTGACCCAAAAAAACTAGCATTATACacaacttttatttttcttttttaaccaatatacttacgttctttgtgcaaggaccggtctcaaaaacgcaaggatgcggtggtacttgtatttgcgtatccttgctgcagaaccacttggaagctggctctcttggcgcaggtccttgttgaagcggtccttcatcgatcgccaacgtgttttgacttttgacactgttgacaaaacaa contains:
- the LOC143767765 gene encoding uncharacterized protein LOC143767765, with amino-acid sequence MWQIFAWTTILRTGTKQQRIPPREAEILGIKDTEGPEDAIRPRDRLSGREKWQGKALPIAVTDCALDDVVLSKRVEVKVKPGCDSLFVEPSAEEITPYRENPDGIEEQHREFRMDPAKLALPQSFKIHNVFHHSLLKRFVASSNPSPSPPSPVLVDGNLEFQIARVMDSRLVRRSLQYLVPEGDEDLIENEHLISLVHERVALWDTRDPLHANNVTIRRLWNEVAAALWDGWANAPARVRSAFVSKVKTRWRSMKDRFNKDLRQESQLPSGSAARIRKYKYHRILAFLRPVLAQRTTWSSTVGPGSGAVLHQSATDPSQPSSSAAASGPATQPGDQEAGPSGVPLPQSSASSQFFMGFSRQRQRAADRSLMPEFLHLSSVFHEGLKAMGDRLDTAISHMSTRIQEVTTALAQVKADLQRPAHHFFNQIEQGMSEHLSPELQITVMQACNAAYVLFGIFSRQWGHFQQCPHCHALHQCRHLLHTTARPPPFQTLPDRIIAPPPCPVQWVSPPPPP